Within the Pseudomonas guangdongensis genome, the region GAACCCGCGCGTATCGCGTTCCTCGGCGCTGGCCTCCAAGGCCACCGGCTTCCCGATCGCCAAGATCGCGGCCAAGCTGGCGGTCGGCTACACCCTCGACGAGCTGCAGAATGACATCACCGGCGGCCGCACCCCAGCGTCCTTCGAGCCGGCGATCGACTACGTGGTCACCAAGATCCCGCGTTTCGCCTTCGAGAAATTCCCCAAGGCCGACGCCCGCCTGACCACCCAGATGAAATCGGTCGGTGAAGTGATGGCCATCGGCCGCACCTTCCAGGAGTCGGTGCAGAAGGCCCTGCGCGGCCTGGAAGTCGGCGCCGTCGGCTTCGATCCCAAGCTCGACCTGGCCGATCCGGACGCCGAAAGCATTCTCAAGCGCGAGCTGACCGTGCCGGGCGCCGAGCGCATCTGGTATGTCGCCGACGCCTTCCGCGCCGGCAAGAGCATCGCCGAAGTCTTCGAGCTGACCCGCATCGACGAGTGGTTCCTGGTGCAGATCGAGGACCTGGTCAAGGAGGAGGAGCGGGTCAAGACCCTCGGCTTGGCCGACCTCGACGCCGCGCTGCTGCGCAAGCTCAAGCGCAAGGGCTTCTCCGATGCGCGCCTGGCCAAGCTGCTCGGTATCACCGAGAAGAACCTGCGCAGCCATCGCCACAAGCTCAAGGTGCTGCCGGTCTACAAGCGTGTCGACACCTGCGCCGCCGAGTTCGCCACCGACACCGCCTACCTGTACTCGACCTACGAGGAAGAGTGCGAGGCTGCGCCGTCCGGCCGCGACAAGATCATGATCCTCGGCGGCGGTCCCAACCGCATCGGTCAGGGCATCGAGTTCGACTACTGCTGTGTCCATGCCGCCCTCGCCATGCGCGAAGACGGCTACGAGACCATCATGGTCAACTGCAATCCGGAAACCGTCTCCACCGACTACGACACCTCCGATCGCCTGTACTTCGAGCCGGTGACCCTGGAGGACGTGCTGGAGATCGTTCGCGTCGAGCAGCCCAAGGGCGTCATCGTGCAGTTCGGCGGCCAGACCCCGCTGAAGATCTGCCGCGCCCTGGAAGAGGCCGGCGTGCCGATCATCGGCACCACCCCTGATGCCATCGACCGCGCCGAAGACCGCGAGCGCTTCCAGCAGATGGTCCAGCGCCTCAACCTGCGCCAGCCGGCCAACGCCACCGCGCGCAGCGAGGAGGAGGCCCTGGCCCACTCCAAGGTCATCGGCTACCCGCTGGTGGTGCGCCCGTCCTACGTGCTCGGCGGCCGCGCCATGGAGATCGTCTATCAGGAAGAAGAGCTCAAGCGCTACATGCGCGAAGCGGTGAAGGTCTCCAACGACAGCCCGGTGCTGCTCGACCACTTCCTCAACTGCGCCATCGAGGTCGATATCGACGCGGTGTGCGACGGCGAGACCGTGGTGATCGGCGCGATCATGCAGCACATCGAACAGGCCGGCGTGCACTCCGGCGACTCCGCCTGCTCGCTGCCGCCCTACTCGCTGCCGATGCACATCCAGAACGAGATCCGCGAGCAGGTCAAGAAGATGGCCCTGGAGCTCGGCGTGGTCGGTCTGATGAACGTGCAGATGGCCGTGCAGGGCGAGGACATCTACGTCATCGAGGTCAACCCGCGCGCCTCGCGCACCGTGCCGTTCGTTTCCAAGTGCATCGGCGAGTCGCTGGCCAAGGTCGCGGCCCGAGTGATGGCCGGCAAGACCCTCAAGGACGTCGGTTTCACCCAGGAAATCATCCCGCCGTTCTTCAGCGTCAAGGAAGCGGTGTTCCCGTTCAACAAGTTCCCCGGCGTCGACCCGATCCTCGGCCCGGAGATGAAGTCCACCGGCGAGGTAATGGGGGTCGGCGACAGCTTCGCCGAGGCCTTCGCCAAGGCCCAGCTCGGTGCCAGCGAAGTGCTGCCGACCGGCGGCACCGCCTTCATCAGCGTGCGCGAGGACGACAAGCGTTTCGTCGCCCAGGTGGCGCGCGATCTGGTCGAACTCGGTTTCGAGGTGGTCGCCACCGCCGGCACCGCGAAGATCATCGAGGCGGCCGGGCTGCCGGTGCGCCGGGTCAACAAGGTGACCGAGGGTCGTCCGCACGTGGTCGACATGATCAAGAACGACGAAGTCAGCCTGATCATCAACACCACCGAAGGCCGTCAGTCGATCGCCGACTCCTTCTCCATCCGTCGCAATGCCCTGCAGCACAAGATCTGCATCACCACCACCATCGCCGGTGGTCAGGCGATCTGTGAAGCGCTGAAGTTCGGTCCCGAGAAGACCGTGCGCCGCCTGCAGGACCTCCATGCAGGAATCCAGGCATGAGCAAATACCCGATGACCGTCCAGGGCGCCCGCGCCCTGGAGGACGAACTGAAACACCTGAAGACCGTGCTGCGTCCGCAGATCACCCAGGCCATCGCCGAAGCGCGCGAGCTGGGCGACCTGAAGGAAAACGCCGAATACCATGCCGCCCGCGAACAGCAGGGCATGGTCGAGGCGCGCATCCGCGATATCGAAGGTCGTCTGCAGAACGCCCAGATCATCGATGTCAGCGCCATTCCGCACACCGGCAAGGTGATCTTCGGCACCACCGTCGACATCGCCAACTGCGACACCGACGAGGGGGTGACCTACCAGATCGTCGGTGACGACGAGGCCGACATCAAGGCCGGCAAGATCTCGGTCAGCTCGCCGATCGCCCGCGCCCTGGTGGGCAAGGAAGAGGGCGATGTGGTGACGGTGCAAACCCCGGGCGGCGTAGTCGAGTACGAGATTGTCGAAGTTCGTCACGTCTGAACCGGCCGGCAGCCGCGGCACGCCGCGCGCTGGCGCCATCACCTGGCGCCTGGCGCAGACCTTCTGGGTCGGCGGCCTGTGGCTGCTGTATTTCGTCCTGCTGCCGGCGCTG harbors:
- the carB gene encoding carbamoyl-phosphate synthase large subunit; this encodes MPKRTDIKSILILGAGPIVIGQACEFDYSGAQACKALREEGFRVILVNSNPATIMTDPAMADATYIEPIKWQTVAKIIEKERPDALLPTMGGQTALNCALDLEKHGVLAKFGVEMIGANADTIDKAEDRSRFDKAMRDIGLACPRSGIAHNMDEAYGVLDKVGFPCIIRPSFTMGGTGGGIAYNREEFEEICTRGLDLSPTSELLIDESLIGWKEYEMEVVRDKKDNCIIVCSIENFDPMGVHTGDSITVAPAQTLTDKEYQIMRNASLAVLREIGVETGGSNVQFGICPNTGRMVVIEMNPRVSRSSALASKATGFPIAKIAAKLAVGYTLDELQNDITGGRTPASFEPAIDYVVTKIPRFAFEKFPKADARLTTQMKSVGEVMAIGRTFQESVQKALRGLEVGAVGFDPKLDLADPDAESILKRELTVPGAERIWYVADAFRAGKSIAEVFELTRIDEWFLVQIEDLVKEEERVKTLGLADLDAALLRKLKRKGFSDARLAKLLGITEKNLRSHRHKLKVLPVYKRVDTCAAEFATDTAYLYSTYEEECEAAPSGRDKIMILGGGPNRIGQGIEFDYCCVHAALAMREDGYETIMVNCNPETVSTDYDTSDRLYFEPVTLEDVLEIVRVEQPKGVIVQFGGQTPLKICRALEEAGVPIIGTTPDAIDRAEDRERFQQMVQRLNLRQPANATARSEEEALAHSKVIGYPLVVRPSYVLGGRAMEIVYQEEELKRYMREAVKVSNDSPVLLDHFLNCAIEVDIDAVCDGETVVIGAIMQHIEQAGVHSGDSACSLPPYSLPMHIQNEIREQVKKMALELGVVGLMNVQMAVQGEDIYVIEVNPRASRTVPFVSKCIGESLAKVAARVMAGKTLKDVGFTQEIIPPFFSVKEAVFPFNKFPGVDPILGPEMKSTGEVMGVGDSFAEAFAKAQLGASEVLPTGGTAFISVREDDKRFVAQVARDLVELGFEVVATAGTAKIIEAAGLPVRRVNKVTEGRPHVVDMIKNDEVSLIINTTEGRQSIADSFSIRRNALQHKICITTTIAGGQAICEALKFGPEKTVRRLQDLHAGIQA
- the greA gene encoding transcription elongation factor GreA yields the protein MSKYPMTVQGARALEDELKHLKTVLRPQITQAIAEARELGDLKENAEYHAAREQQGMVEARIRDIEGRLQNAQIIDVSAIPHTGKVIFGTTVDIANCDTDEGVTYQIVGDDEADIKAGKISVSSPIARALVGKEEGDVVTVQTPGGVVEYEIVEVRHV